One window of the Anaeromyxobacter dehalogenans 2CP-C genome contains the following:
- a CDS encoding haloacid dehalogenase type II, with product MALAPVRAAVFDAYGTLFDVASAAAEARGALGDRWQPLAELWRAKQLQYTWLRSLAGRHADFWQVTGDALDFALEALGLAGPGLRDGLMDAYRRLAAYPEARDALTRLRGAGVRLAVLSNGAPAMLASAAESAGLAGLLEQVLSVEDVGVYKPHPAVYRLAVDRLGVPAPEILFVSSNGWDAFGAKAFGLQVAWCNRAGQPAERLPAAPDAEIRSLAELPPLLGLP from the coding sequence ATGGCCCTCGCCCCGGTCCGCGCCGCCGTCTTCGACGCCTACGGAACCCTCTTCGACGTGGCCAGCGCCGCCGCCGAGGCGCGCGGCGCGCTCGGCGATCGGTGGCAGCCGCTCGCCGAGCTGTGGCGGGCGAAGCAGCTCCAGTACACCTGGCTGCGCAGCCTGGCCGGCCGGCACGCCGACTTCTGGCAGGTGACCGGCGACGCGCTCGACTTCGCGCTCGAGGCGCTCGGCCTCGCCGGGCCGGGGCTGCGCGACGGGTTGATGGACGCTTACCGCCGCCTCGCCGCGTACCCGGAGGCGAGGGACGCGCTCACGCGCCTGCGCGGCGCCGGCGTGCGGCTGGCGGTGCTCTCGAACGGCGCGCCCGCCATGCTCGCCTCCGCCGCCGAGAGCGCCGGCCTCGCCGGCCTGCTCGAGCAGGTCCTCTCCGTGGAGGACGTCGGCGTCTACAAGCCGCACCCGGCCGTCTACCGGCTGGCGGTGGATCGCCTCGGCGTTCCCGCCCCGGAGATCCTGTTCGTCTCCTCGAACGGATGGGACGCGTTCGGCGCGAAGGCGTTCGGGCTCCAGGTGGCCTGGTGCAACCGCGCCGGCCAGCCCGCGGAGCGGCTCCCCGCCGCCCCCGACGCCGAGATCCGCTCGCTCGCCGAGCTGCCGCCGCTGCTGGGCCTGCCGTAG
- a CDS encoding ArsR/SmtB family transcription factor: MVQYTERLDTTFAALADATRRGVLERLGRGDASIGELATGFEMTLTGMKKHVRVLEDAGLVTTEKVGRVRSCRLGPRRLEDELAWMAGYRRMLEARLDRLDALLKRTKGRTE, from the coding sequence ATGGTTCAGTATACGGAGCGGCTCGACACCACGTTCGCGGCGCTCGCGGATGCGACCCGGCGCGGCGTGCTGGAGCGCCTCGGCCGCGGGGACGCGTCCATCGGCGAGCTGGCGACGGGCTTCGAGATGACGCTCACCGGGATGAAGAAGCACGTGCGGGTCCTCGAGGACGCTGGGCTCGTCACGACGGAGAAGGTCGGTCGCGTGCGGAGCTGCAGGCTCGGCCCGCGCCGGCTGGAGGACGAGCTCGCCTGGATGGCGGGGTATCGCCGGATGCTGGAGGCGCGCCTCGACCGCCTGGACGCGCTCCTGAAGCGCACGAAAGGACGGACCGAATGA
- a CDS encoding SRPBCC family protein, which yields MTSQAVKQRAAKAAVSTPTDREIRVERIFDAPRERVWRAFTDPALLAQWWGRGNELVVERYELEKGGHWRFVEHADDGVHGFEGRFREVTPPERLAMTFEWDGMPGYVAIETTVLEDLGDGRTRLVATTLFHTTEERDGMLGAMGEGLDQSYAALDRLLAGGA from the coding sequence ATGACGAGCCAGGCCGTGAAGCAGCGCGCCGCGAAGGCGGCGGTGTCCACCCCGACCGACCGCGAGATCCGCGTGGAGCGGATCTTCGACGCGCCCCGCGAGCGCGTGTGGCGAGCGTTCACCGACCCGGCGCTGCTGGCGCAGTGGTGGGGTCGCGGGAACGAGCTGGTGGTCGAGCGGTACGAGCTGGAGAAGGGCGGCCACTGGCGCTTCGTGGAGCACGCCGACGACGGCGTCCACGGGTTCGAGGGCCGCTTCCGCGAGGTGACGCCGCCCGAGCGGCTCGCGATGACGTTCGAGTGGGACGGCATGCCGGGCTACGTCGCCATCGAGACCACCGTGCTCGAGGACCTGGGCGACGGCCGCACCCGCCTCGTCGCGACCACGCTCTTCCACACCACCGAGGAGCGCGACGGCATGCTCGGCGCCATGGGCGAGGGGCTGGACCAGAGCTACGCCGCGCTGGATCGGCTGCTCGCCGGCGGCGCGTGA